In the Palaeococcus pacificus DY20341 genome, one interval contains:
- a CDS encoding M20 metallopeptidase family protein yields the protein MNPVEEALKIKDQIVAWRRDFHMHPELGYEEERTSKIVEEHLKEWGYKIKRVGTGIIADIGRGEKTIALRADMDALPVQEENDVPYKSQVPGKMHACGHDAHTAMLLGAAKILAEHEEELMGRVRLIFQPAEEGGNGALKMIKAGALEGVDAIFGLHVWGTLPSGVFGIREGPFLAGAGEFEVKIKGKGGHGASPHQTIDPIPIAAQAVLAFQTIVSRNIDPIETAVVSVTSIHGGSAFNIIPEEVELKGTYRFFRPEIQKLIENRMGEILQGLTQAHGASYEHRIIELTSPVVNNPKMTKFVKAIVQKYGLRHEEVAADMGAEDFAYYLQKVPGTFITLGIRNEEKGIVYPHHHPKFDVDEDVLYLGTALEVGLVVEFTKI from the coding sequence ATGAATCCAGTTGAAGAAGCTTTGAAAATTAAAGACCAAATTGTAGCATGGCGTAGAGACTTTCACATGCACCCAGAGCTTGGTTATGAAGAGGAAAGGACTTCCAAAATTGTTGAGGAGCATTTGAAGGAGTGGGGTTACAAAATAAAGCGCGTTGGGACGGGTATAATAGCGGATATTGGTAGAGGAGAAAAAACTATAGCCCTAAGGGCAGATATGGATGCCCTGCCAGTTCAAGAGGAGAACGATGTTCCATATAAATCTCAAGTTCCTGGAAAAATGCACGCCTGTGGCCACGATGCCCACACAGCGATGCTCCTAGGAGCTGCAAAAATTTTAGCAGAGCATGAAGAAGAGCTTATGGGGAGGGTGAGGCTTATATTCCAGCCCGCTGAAGAAGGCGGCAACGGAGCACTTAAGATGATTAAAGCCGGGGCTTTAGAGGGAGTTGATGCCATCTTTGGCCTCCATGTATGGGGAACCCTACCTTCAGGAGTTTTTGGAATTAGAGAAGGGCCATTCTTAGCAGGAGCCGGAGAGTTTGAGGTTAAGATTAAAGGCAAAGGTGGCCATGGAGCATCTCCACATCAAACTATAGACCCCATCCCCATAGCAGCCCAAGCAGTCTTAGCATTCCAAACAATAGTCAGCAGAAACATTGACCCAATTGAAACAGCTGTGGTGAGCGTCACATCCATCCATGGAGGGAGCGCTTTTAACATAATCCCTGAAGAAGTTGAACTTAAAGGAACGTACCGCTTCTTTAGACCCGAGATACAAAAGCTCATCGAGAACAGGATGGGAGAGATTTTACAAGGTTTAACCCAAGCGCATGGTGCAAGTTATGAACACAGGATAATCGAGCTTACATCTCCGGTTGTGAACAATCCCAAGATGACCAAATTTGTCAAAGCTATTGTTCAAAAATATGGCTTAAGGCATGAAGAAGTTGCAGCGGATATGGGGGCTGAGGATTTTGCATATTATCTTCAAAAAGTGCCTGGCACATTCATAACCCTTGGAATAAGAAACGAAGAGAAGGGAATCGTTTATCCGCACCATCATCCTAAGTTTGATGTTGATGAGGACGTCCTTTATTTAGGAACAGCCTTGGAAGTAGGGCTTGTTGTGGAATTTACAAAGATATAG
- a CDS encoding 2,3-bisphosphoglycerate-independent phosphoglycerate mutase, translated as MKRKGIFILADGLGDRPIKELGGKTPLEYANTPNLDRLAKTGICGMQDPIFPGQPAGSDTAHLSILGYDPYKTYRGRGYYEALGAGIDVREDDIAFRVNFATYENGLIVDRRAGRIATEEAHELAKAIQEQVKLPVEFIFKGATSHRAVLVLRGLAKGYRVGENDPHEAGKPPHEFTYEDEESKRTAEILDEFVRKAHEVLEKHPINEKRRKEGKPVANYLLIRGAGTAPDIPKKFPEQWKVKAGAIVAVALVGGVLKAVGFELIPVNGITGEYDTNEITKAKAAVKALEEYDFVFVHFKPTDAAGHDGNAMKKVEMIEKLDRLVGYILDNVNLEKTVITLTGDHSTPCEVKNHSGDPVPLVIAGGGVRTDDVEAIGERQCAKGGLGRIRSKYIVPIMMDLMGRAEKYGA; from the coding sequence ATGAAGAGAAAGGGAATTTTTATACTCGCCGATGGATTAGGGGATAGACCAATAAAAGAACTCGGTGGAAAAACACCTTTGGAATACGCTAATACGCCGAACTTAGATAGACTAGCAAAAACTGGAATTTGTGGAATGCAAGACCCTATTTTCCCAGGTCAGCCCGCTGGAAGTGATACCGCTCACCTCTCCATTTTGGGCTACGACCCCTACAAGACATACAGGGGAAGAGGCTACTATGAGGCATTAGGAGCGGGCATAGATGTTAGAGAAGACGACATAGCCTTTAGGGTAAACTTCGCCACATATGAAAACGGTCTAATTGTTGATAGAAGAGCCGGAAGAATAGCAACGGAGGAAGCACACGAATTGGCTAAAGCCATTCAAGAGCAAGTCAAGCTCCCCGTGGAGTTCATATTCAAAGGGGCCACCTCACACAGAGCGGTTTTAGTCCTTAGAGGTCTAGCAAAAGGGTACCGCGTTGGAGAAAATGATCCCCATGAAGCGGGCAAGCCACCGCACGAGTTCACCTATGAGGACGAAGAAAGTAAGAGAACCGCTGAAATCTTAGACGAGTTCGTGAGAAAAGCACATGAAGTCCTTGAGAAGCACCCAATAAATGAAAAGAGGAGAAAAGAAGGAAAGCCAGTTGCAAACTATCTTCTAATTAGGGGTGCCGGCACAGCTCCCGATATTCCAAAGAAGTTCCCAGAGCAGTGGAAAGTAAAAGCTGGTGCAATCGTTGCGGTTGCATTGGTTGGAGGAGTATTGAAAGCAGTTGGTTTTGAGTTAATTCCTGTCAATGGCATAACTGGAGAATACGATACGAACGAAATTACTAAGGCTAAAGCCGCCGTTAAAGCTTTAGAAGAATATGACTTCGTGTTCGTCCACTTCAAGCCAACTGATGCGGCTGGCCACGATGGAAATGCAATGAAGAAAGTTGAGATGATTGAGAAGCTCGACCGTCTCGTAGGATATATCTTAGACAACGTCAATCTCGAGAAGACGGTAATAACGCTAACAGGCGACCACTCCACACCTTGCGAAGTTAAGAACCACAGCGGAGACCCAGTGCCTCTAGTAATAGCCGGCGGAGGCGTTAGGACTGACGATGTAGAAGCAATAGGAGAGAGGCAATGCGCCAAAGGTGGCTTAGGAAGGATTAGGAGCAAATATATAGTGCCCATAATGATGGACTTGATGGGAAGAGCCGAGAAGTATGGAGCTTGA
- a CDS encoding TrmB family transcriptional regulator sugar-binding domain-containing protein, producing the protein MNNKKAFALIVVIALLGIVVNSYLDHYQGGEIYEAANRGFSLLTQGFNVTVVIETVDGKTLEGELFSVDGSTIYIVKDGKRLTVGGPSATKEDIKAKHIEIKARGSVYTYELPPRSGKYRDVIKDLKVDAYSERFSGIIYVKGLTDPIMIGKLKYSVDYLTYGSIDVKQTFQDGVILTAGMVPIEILERYIGDKEVYMYGTLYVNSEERNLPLRVLGVKNI; encoded by the coding sequence GTGAACAATAAAAAAGCCTTTGCGCTGATAGTTGTAATAGCCTTATTAGGGATTGTGGTTAACAGTTATCTTGACCACTACCAAGGCGGCGAGATTTATGAAGCTGCAAATAGGGGGTTTTCTTTGCTCACTCAGGGGTTTAACGTAACTGTTGTTATTGAAACTGTGGACGGGAAGACCTTAGAAGGAGAGCTTTTCTCCGTAGATGGATCAACGATTTACATTGTCAAGGATGGGAAGAGGCTCACTGTAGGAGGGCCATCAGCTACAAAAGAGGATATAAAGGCAAAGCATATTGAAATTAAAGCTAGAGGAAGCGTTTATACGTATGAGCTCCCTCCTAGGAGTGGGAAGTATAGGGATGTTATTAAAGACCTTAAGGTAGATGCCTATTCCGAGCGCTTTTCTGGAATAATCTATGTGAAGGGGCTTACTGATCCGATAATGATAGGAAAGCTCAAGTATAGTGTGGATTACCTCACATATGGTTCAATTGATGTAAAGCAGACTTTCCAGGATGGTGTGATTTTAACTGCTGGAATGGTTCCAATTGAAATTTTGGAGAGATATATTGGAGATAAAGAGGTTTACATGTATGGAACCCTTTATGTGAACTCAGAGGAGCGCAATTTGCCCCTCAGAGTGCTAGGGGTGAAGAACATATGA
- a CDS encoding ArnT family glycosyltransferase yields MKRDLSKYVIALDIFAFALALSILSAPPADSLTYDEALYICIARSLAKNIGSFTYQGVYMMYRPPIYPYTLSLFYRFFGYDSHLAIARLISAMFYALTAVLVYFFALKLFDDKKKGVIASLFYIFNPLSFAMASRALVHSEFTFFYTLALFLLYTGRKESKASYIYLAFISAGIAVLTRYTGLSIIGVFLAYLYLADHWKWLRKKEYYIGFVLFGLTLLPWLYMGHLHYGGAFRTFSVASRVVTLDTPSSAFEYLKLVIKALSLTFVALIFLGFAKQNKDDRGWLLLSWSFIGLIGILTVVHKEVRFLTFLSPVMALLAAEGVYLLYETLLKVRPKSSNKLKAALLLLILLAFLAPKLPNAIEYKREEWDRVGYQEIAVLKYVKDNYNVEKIMVSPRMYTIAGYFFPEAEVDQLIAYPKMKRGILNGYYDVIIYKKGDLLWEEIKESGKYTLIKEFYEGRYNVFVRVD; encoded by the coding sequence ATGAAACGGGACTTATCCAAATACGTAATCGCACTAGATATATTTGCATTTGCTCTAGCTTTAAGCATTCTCTCGGCACCACCGGCTGACAGCCTAACGTATGATGAGGCCCTTTATATATGCATAGCTAGGAGCCTTGCGAAAAACATCGGGAGCTTTACCTATCAGGGAGTTTACATGATGTACAGGCCTCCAATTTATCCTTACACCCTCTCGCTCTTCTACCGCTTTTTTGGCTATGATTCCCATTTGGCTATAGCTCGCTTGATTTCCGCGATGTTCTATGCATTGACGGCGGTTTTAGTATACTTTTTTGCCCTTAAGCTCTTCGATGATAAGAAAAAAGGAGTGATAGCGAGTCTGTTCTACATTTTTAATCCGCTCTCCTTTGCAATGGCGAGCAGGGCATTAGTCCACAGCGAATTCACATTTTTTTACACTCTCGCACTTTTCCTCCTCTACACAGGTAGGAAGGAAAGCAAGGCATCCTACATTTACTTGGCGTTTATCTCTGCAGGAATAGCTGTTTTGACCCGTTATACGGGACTCTCGATTATAGGAGTGTTCTTAGCTTACCTCTACCTTGCGGATCACTGGAAATGGCTTAGAAAGAAGGAATACTACATAGGATTTGTGCTCTTTGGTCTAACTCTTCTACCTTGGCTCTATATGGGGCACCTCCACTATGGGGGTGCTTTTAGAACTTTCAGCGTAGCTTCAAGGGTGGTAACACTCGATACCCCAAGTTCGGCCTTTGAGTATCTGAAGCTCGTAATCAAAGCACTGAGCCTTACCTTCGTGGCACTCATCTTTTTGGGCTTTGCAAAGCAAAACAAGGATGATAGAGGATGGCTCTTGTTAAGCTGGAGCTTCATAGGGCTTATAGGTATTTTAACAGTGGTTCATAAGGAGGTTAGGTTTTTGACGTTTTTGTCTCCAGTAATGGCACTTCTTGCGGCTGAAGGTGTTTATTTACTATACGAGACATTGCTCAAAGTGAGGCCCAAGTCCAGCAACAAGTTAAAGGCTGCTTTACTCTTGCTAATTTTGCTGGCCTTTTTAGCTCCAAAACTACCAAACGCGATAGAATACAAGCGTGAAGAGTGGGATAGAGTTGGTTATCAAGAGATAGCTGTTCTAAAGTATGTCAAGGATAACTATAATGTAGAAAAAATAATGGTCTCTCCCCGTATGTACACCATAGCGGGCTACTTTTTCCCAGAAGCAGAAGTTGACCAGCTCATAGCATATCCGAAGATGAAGAGGGGGATCTTGAATGGATATTACGATGTGATTATCTACAAAAAGGGTGACTTACTTTGGGAGGAAATCAAAGAGTCAGGGAAATACACACTCATTAAAGAATTTTATGAAGGTAGGTATAATGTTTTTGTGAGGGTAGATTAA
- the ppsA gene encoding phosphoenolpyruvate synthase produces MSEYKFIKWFEDLRKSDVALVGGKGANLGEMTNAGIPVPPGFCVTAEAYKYFVENVKLEDGTLLQDWIMGVISETNVDDSKQLQENTAKIRQKIIELPMPPEITKEIEEAYKKLSERYNKDAVYVAVRSSATAEDLPEASFAGQQETYLDVYGVEDVLDKVKRCWASLWTARATFYRAKQGFDHSKVYLSAVVQKMVNSETSGVMFTANPVTNDRSEIMINAAWGLGEAVVSGSVSPDEYIVEKGTWKIKEKYIAKKEVMVVRNPETGKGTIYVKVADHLGPEWVEKQVLTEEQIIEVAKIGAKIEEHYGWPQDIEWAYDKDDGKLYIVQSRPITTLKEEVKTEEAEMTEEMKVLLKGLGASPGIGAGKVVIIFEADEIDKVKEGDILVTTMTNPDMVPAMKRAAAIVTDEGGRTCHAAIVSRELGIPAVVGTKEATKVLKDGMQITVDGTRGVVYEGIVKSLVKKEEKEEGGKVVVAGAPLVTGTEIKVNVSMPEVAERAAATGADGVGLLRAEHMILGIGAHPMKFLKEGKEEELIERLVEGIRTVVTAFYPRRVWYRTLDAPTNEFRELPGGEDEPVERNPMLGWRGIRRGIDQPELLRAEFKAIKRLVDEGFDNIGVMLPLVSHPEQVRRAKEIALEVGLVPHKDVEWGVMIETPASALIIEELIKEGLDFVSFGTNDLTQYTLAIDRDNERVFKLYDEKHPAVLKLIKHVIKVCKKYGVETSICGQAGSDPKMAKKLVRLGIDSLSANPDAVELIRKVVAQEERKLMLEHARKSIFKDEEDLF; encoded by the coding sequence ATGAGCGAATACAAGTTTATAAAGTGGTTTGAAGACCTAAGAAAGAGCGATGTAGCCCTTGTCGGTGGAAAGGGTGCAAACCTCGGAGAAATGACAAATGCAGGCATTCCAGTTCCACCAGGATTCTGTGTTACTGCCGAAGCATACAAGTACTTTGTTGAGAACGTTAAGCTTGAAGATGGAACACTTCTCCAAGACTGGATTATGGGTGTCATAAGCGAAACCAACGTTGATGACTCAAAGCAACTCCAAGAGAACACTGCCAAGATTAGACAAAAGATTATTGAGCTCCCAATGCCTCCAGAAATTACTAAGGAGATTGAAGAGGCATACAAGAAGTTGAGTGAAAGGTATAACAAGGATGCTGTTTATGTTGCTGTTAGGAGCTCAGCTACAGCTGAAGACTTGCCTGAAGCTTCATTCGCTGGCCAACAAGAGACATACCTGGATGTTTATGGTGTTGAGGACGTTCTTGACAAGGTCAAGCGCTGCTGGGCCTCACTTTGGACTGCAAGAGCTACCTTCTATAGGGCTAAGCAAGGTTTTGATCACTCAAAGGTTTACTTGAGCGCTGTTGTCCAAAAGATGGTCAACAGTGAGACAAGCGGTGTCATGTTCACAGCCAACCCAGTCACCAACGATAGGAGCGAGATCATGATTAACGCTGCTTGGGGACTTGGTGAGGCAGTCGTTAGCGGTTCAGTTTCACCAGATGAGTATATAGTTGAGAAGGGCACATGGAAGATTAAGGAGAAGTATATTGCCAAGAAGGAAGTTATGGTCGTTAGGAACCCAGAGACTGGTAAGGGAACTATTTACGTTAAGGTTGCTGACCACCTCGGCCCAGAGTGGGTTGAGAAGCAAGTCCTCACAGAGGAACAAATCATCGAGGTCGCTAAGATTGGTGCTAAGATTGAGGAGCACTACGGCTGGCCACAAGATATTGAGTGGGCTTACGATAAGGATGATGGTAAGCTCTACATCGTCCAATCAAGACCAATCACAACCTTGAAGGAAGAGGTTAAGACGGAGGAAGCTGAGATGACTGAGGAAATGAAGGTTCTTCTCAAGGGTCTTGGCGCTTCACCAGGTATCGGTGCAGGTAAAGTTGTCATCATATTTGAAGCTGATGAAATTGACAAGGTTAAGGAAGGAGACATCCTTGTTACCACAATGACCAACCCAGATATGGTTCCAGCAATGAAGAGAGCCGCAGCTATCGTTACCGACGAGGGTGGAAGAACATGCCACGCCGCCATCGTTTCAAGAGAGCTCGGTATTCCAGCTGTTGTCGGTACTAAGGAGGCCACAAAGGTCCTCAAAGACGGCATGCAGATAACAGTTGACGGTACAAGAGGTGTCGTTTACGAGGGTATCGTTAAGAGCCTCGTTAAGAAGGAGGAGAAGGAAGAGGGCGGCAAAGTCGTCGTCGCCGGTGCTCCACTCGTCACTGGAACAGAGATTAAGGTAAACGTCTCAATGCCAGAGGTTGCCGAGAGGGCCGCCGCTACAGGCGCTGACGGTGTCGGTCTCCTCAGGGCAGAGCACATGATCCTCGGTATCGGCGCTCACCCAATGAAGTTCCTCAAGGAAGGTAAGGAAGAGGAGCTCATTGAGAGGCTTGTCGAGGGTATCAGGACAGTCGTCACAGCATTCTACCCAAGAAGGGTCTGGTACAGAACATTGGACGCTCCAACCAATGAGTTCAGAGAGCTCCCAGGTGGAGAGGACGAGCCAGTCGAGAGGAACCCAATGCTCGGATGGAGAGGAATTAGAAGAGGTATCGACCAACCAGAGCTTCTCAGGGCTGAGTTCAAGGCCATCAAGAGGCTCGTTGACGAGGGCTTCGACAACATAGGTGTCATGCTCCCACTCGTCAGCCACCCAGAGCAGGTCAGAAGGGCCAAGGAGATTGCCCTTGAGGTTGGCCTCGTCCCACACAAGGACGTTGAGTGGGGAGTCATGATTGAGACCCCAGCAAGTGCCCTCATCATCGAGGAGCTCATCAAAGAAGGCCTTGACTTCGTCAGCTTCGGTACAAACGACCTCACCCAATACACACTCGCCATCGACAGAGACAACGAGAGGGTCTTCAAGCTCTACGACGAGAAGCACCCAGCCGTGCTTAAGCTCATCAAGCACGTCATCAAGGTGTGCAAGAAGTACGGTGTTGAGACAAGCATCTGTGGACAAGCTGGAAGCGATCCAAAGATGGCTAAGAAGCTCGTCAGGCTTGGAATTGACAGCCTCTCAGCAAACCCAGATGCAGTTGAGCTCATAAGAAAGGTCGTTGCCCAAGAAGAGAGGAAGCTCATGCTTGAGCACGCCAGGAAGAGCATCTTCAAGGACGAAGAGGACCTCTTCTGA
- a CDS encoding MATE family efflux transporter, translating into MDGEKIQAMRDEIIGGNIERTLLKLAYPLILNNMVQVLYNLTDTFWLGRLGREELSAPGTAWPLVWFFMSIGMGFATAGFAFVSQYIGAKKYEEANRSAGALYSMMMLFSAFVAFFGIIIAPLALDFMNVTSEVYPYALSYIRIIFIGIPFSFTLFAFNFLLRAVGDTKTPVKINIFTIALNIILDPILIFGWFGFPRMGVVGAAVATMFSNSIGSIIGGYLLFKGRVGIHLTLETLKPDWDFYKRIFRVGLPSSVGFSTDALGFVVLTRVIYAYGTVAFATYTIANRLTNFMFAFANGISQAMGTMVGQNVGAEKYERAKEIAEKAMFTNFIILSVGTALVVIFRPQIFSFFINDEAVLAESARFIKYFAFSLPFFGILAAVSNVFQSAGHTKKAMILGILRLWTLRIPLAYSLGLFFNSTVGVWLGMGLSNLLTALVALAWFLRGSWMRRIIDH; encoded by the coding sequence ATGGATGGCGAGAAGATTCAAGCAATGCGTGATGAAATTATAGGAGGCAACATAGAGAGAACTTTACTTAAGCTAGCCTATCCTCTAATTCTCAACAACATGGTTCAGGTTCTTTACAATTTAACCGATACTTTCTGGCTCGGCAGGCTTGGAAGGGAAGAGCTCTCCGCTCCTGGAACTGCTTGGCCCCTCGTTTGGTTCTTCATGAGTATAGGAATGGGCTTCGCTACAGCTGGCTTTGCCTTTGTTAGTCAGTACATAGGGGCGAAGAAATACGAAGAGGCCAACAGGTCTGCTGGTGCCTTATACTCAATGATGATGCTTTTCTCTGCCTTTGTTGCCTTTTTTGGTATAATAATAGCGCCCCTAGCGCTCGACTTTATGAATGTGACATCCGAAGTGTATCCCTATGCCCTGAGCTACATAAGGATAATCTTCATTGGGATTCCCTTCTCCTTCACGCTGTTTGCCTTCAACTTCCTCCTTAGGGCTGTTGGAGACACTAAAACCCCTGTCAAGATAAACATATTTACTATCGCTCTAAACATAATTTTAGACCCCATACTAATCTTTGGATGGTTTGGATTTCCGAGGATGGGTGTCGTTGGTGCTGCAGTAGCGACTATGTTCTCGAACAGTATTGGTTCCATAATTGGGGGATATTTGCTTTTCAAGGGCAGAGTTGGGATACACCTCACCCTCGAAACTCTAAAGCCGGACTGGGACTTTTACAAGCGTATCTTTAGGGTTGGTCTGCCTTCAAGCGTTGGTTTCTCCACGGATGCCCTTGGATTTGTGGTTCTCACGAGGGTCATCTACGCCTATGGAACCGTGGCATTTGCAACTTACACAATAGCCAACCGCCTCACGAACTTCATGTTCGCCTTTGCCAACGGCATAAGTCAGGCCATGGGAACCATGGTGGGCCAAAACGTTGGGGCAGAGAAGTATGAGAGGGCAAAGGAGATAGCCGAAAAGGCAATGTTCACCAACTTCATAATTTTAAGTGTTGGAACAGCCCTTGTGGTTATTTTTAGGCCTCAAATCTTTAGCTTTTTCATAAACGATGAAGCTGTTCTGGCTGAGAGCGCGAGGTTCATAAAGTACTTTGCCTTCTCACTCCCGTTCTTTGGGATATTGGCTGCAGTGAGCAACGTTTTCCAGAGTGCGGGACATACTAAGAAAGCTATGATCCTTGGAATTTTAAGGCTCTGGACCCTAAGGATACCTCTCGCATATAGCTTAGGCCTCTTTTTCAACAGTACTGTTGGTGTATGGCTTGGCATGGGATTGAGCAATCTTCTCACTGCTTTGGTAGCCCTCGCTTGGTTCCTCCGTGGCAGTTGGATGAGGCGCATTATAGACCATTAA
- a CDS encoding MATE family efflux transporter, which yields MRQEILEGSIEKTLLKLAYPLIISNLVQVLYNITDTFWLGKLGREALSAPGVSWPLIGTLMSLGMGFATAGFAFVGQYIGAGEYEKANKAAGALYSLMLFFSAAVGVIGYLLTPYALGFMKVTDNVYPYALAYLRIIFIGIPFSFTSFAFSFLMRAVGDTKTPVKINLFTVALNIVLDPLLIFGLFGFPELAVKGAALATIFSNSLGSLIGAYLLFTGRVGIHLTRETLRPDLSFYKKIFRVGLPSSIGQSANSFGFVILTRIIFGFGDVTYAAYTITTRLVNFLTSISRGISMAMGTMIAQNVGAEKYERAKKITERTMIVNFTIASIAIILIGVFRVQVFKVFLDDPAVIAESAVVMKYFLISVPFFNGIFMVVNNVFQSAGHTKKSMLLGILRLWGLRIPLSYLFGYYILMSSKGVFLGMGLSNFIAASVGILWFLKGSWMKRIIEH from the coding sequence ATGAGGCAAGAGATACTTGAGGGCAGTATAGAGAAGACACTCCTCAAGTTAGCTTATCCTTTAATCATCAGCAACTTAGTTCAAGTGCTCTATAACATAACCGATACTTTCTGGCTCGGTAAGCTTGGGAGAGAAGCTCTATCCGCTCCCGGTGTTTCATGGCCGTTGATAGGGACATTAATGAGCCTTGGCATGGGCTTCGCTACAGCTGGCTTTGCCTTTGTTGGTCAATACATCGGTGCTGGTGAATATGAAAAGGCCAACAAAGCTGCTGGAGCCTTGTATTCGCTTATGCTGTTTTTCTCTGCAGCGGTAGGTGTCATAGGTTATTTGCTCACCCCATATGCTCTGGGCTTCATGAAGGTGACGGATAATGTCTATCCTTACGCTTTAGCCTACTTGAGAATAATCTTTATTGGAATTCCCTTTTCTTTCACTTCTTTTGCCTTCAGCTTTCTAATGAGGGCAGTTGGAGACACTAAAACGCCTGTTAAAATCAACCTCTTCACCGTTGCGCTTAACATAGTCCTTGATCCCCTCTTAATATTTGGACTCTTTGGATTCCCAGAGCTTGCAGTTAAGGGGGCGGCTTTAGCCACGATATTCTCCAACAGCTTGGGCTCACTTATAGGGGCTTACTTACTCTTCACAGGTAGGGTTGGCATCCATCTGACGAGAGAGACCCTTAGGCCTGATTTAAGCTTTTATAAGAAAATTTTCAGAGTGGGATTGCCTTCGAGCATAGGCCAATCAGCGAACAGCTTCGGTTTTGTAATCTTGACGAGAATTATATTTGGATTTGGTGATGTTACCTATGCAGCTTACACCATAACCACCCGCCTCGTAAACTTCCTCACGAGCATCTCAAGGGGAATCTCCATGGCTATGGGTACTATGATAGCCCAAAATGTGGGTGCTGAAAAATATGAGAGAGCTAAAAAGATAACCGAAAGAACTATGATCGTCAACTTCACAATAGCGAGCATTGCAATCATTTTGATAGGCGTCTTCAGAGTTCAGGTGTTTAAGGTTTTCTTAGACGACCCTGCAGTCATAGCGGAAAGTGCAGTGGTTATGAAGTACTTTTTGATATCCGTCCCATTTTTCAACGGTATATTCATGGTGGTTAACAACGTTTTCCAGAGCGCAGGACATACTAAGAAGTCGATGCTTTTGGGAATCCTCAGGCTGTGGGGACTTAGAATACCGTTAAGCTACCTCTTTGGGTACTACATCCTCATGTCCTCTAAAGGGGTCTTCTTAGGTATGGGTTTAAGCAACTTCATAGCGGCTTCTGTGGGCATCCTATGGTTCCTAAAGGGTTCATGGATGAAGAGGATAATTGAACACTAA
- a CDS encoding DUF2334 domain-containing protein: MMRLPKKWFIILIILAVLLSIGLVHKSEDTRKSVPFEREVSSLTTVGYDPLNEKISIVSLLRLNKSNRILKTSRKPSNPINETKVHYEKPLIFVHDVTPYYFSELKEVVQVIDLYNYSSKTVLFVIPRFDPPHYGNRWDLRENREFVLYLRRLQKRGYRIELHGYEHTYHEFNCSYDVAKEKLKNATALMSEVGFDNFAFFLPPAWALNNESIKAIREYNLTIVMPDYFILPNGSVERVWNHEYTWYIEKDDVEMRLALAERDYYNTSQRGVPFYLSIHLGVVNYGGGLKFFEEFVKWASLLGETS, from the coding sequence ATGATGCGCCTGCCAAAAAAGTGGTTTATTATACTAATTATACTCGCTGTTCTGCTTTCAATTGGGTTAGTCCATAAAAGCGAGGATACTCGTAAGAGTGTGCCTTTTGAGAGGGAAGTATCGAGCCTTACGACAGTTGGATATGACCCATTAAATGAAAAAATCAGCATAGTGTCTCTTCTTCGACTGAATAAATCTAATAGAATTCTCAAAACTAGCAGAAAGCCTTCAAATCCAATAAATGAAACAAAGGTGCATTATGAAAAGCCCTTGATTTTTGTGCATGATGTGACTCCCTATTATTTCTCTGAGCTCAAAGAGGTCGTGCAAGTCATCGATCTCTATAACTACTCCTCAAAAACTGTTCTTTTTGTGATTCCCCGTTTTGATCCTCCTCACTATGGCAATAGGTGGGATTTGAGAGAGAATAGGGAGTTCGTTTTATATCTGCGTAGACTTCAAAAGCGAGGTTATAGAATAGAGCTCCACGGCTATGAGCATACTTACCACGAATTCAACTGCTCATATGATGTTGCTAAAGAAAAGCTGAAGAATGCCACAGCCCTTATGAGCGAAGTCGGCTTTGATAATTTTGCCTTTTTCTTGCCCCCTGCATGGGCGTTAAATAACGAATCGATAAAAGCAATTAGAGAATACAATTTAACCATTGTCATGCCCGACTACTTCATCCTCCCGAATGGAAGCGTTGAGAGGGTTTGGAACCATGAATACACGTGGTACATAGAGAAGGATGACGTTGAAATGCGTTTAGCCTTGGCTGAGCGGGATTACTACAATACTTCCCAAAGAGGCGTGCCCTTCTATCTATCCATTCATCTGGGAGTAGTAAATTATGGAGGAGGCCTAAAGTTTTTTGAAGAATTCGTTAAATGGGCGAGCTTGTTAGGGGAAACGAGTTAG